A region of the Candidatus Atribacteria bacterium genome:
TGAGCATCCTTCACCCTATTGGCGCTCTTACCTGCAATTGGCAAAAATATATCGTTTTTTAGGATGGAGAAATCAAGAAGAAAAATTGTGGCTTCAGCTAGAAAACACAAAATCCTTACCCTATAAACAAGCCTTAGAAAGAAAAGGTTATTTTGGTTTTGGTTATCCTTCTCGAATAGAAGTTAACTTTAGAGATGGAGATAAAATAGAGAATTGGAGTTATCCGGAGAAGGATACGGTATTTACGGTTTTGAATGGAGAAGTAGAGGGAGAAAAAGAAAAAGAAGCCGAACAGAGTGAAATGGAAATTATACTTGAAGAAAATATACCTGAAGAAAAATCACAACCGTAATTTAGCTAACTAATTGCTGGTTATCTCTTTATTATTTAAAAATTTAGGATTGAGTTAGCTAATTAACCAGCCAAATAAATAACTAACCAGGGAGGAAGAATCATTTTAAAGGAAGAAAAAGTAATCAAACGGTTAGGAATAATGGGCGGAGTTTTTGACCCCATACACTATGGGCATTTATTTACAGCTGAAGAAGCAAGAATTGAATTTAAGTTGGATAAAGTAATATTTGTACCCTGCCGTCAGCCTGCTCACAAAAGAGAAAATGATCTATCTGCCCCCGAAGATCGTTACTTAATGACTATCCTGGCTACCGGAAATAACTCTTTTTTTGAAGTATCCAAAGTAGAACTCAATAGACCAGGACCTTCTTATTCGATAGACACTGTTCAAGATTTTTTTAAAAAATATAACTCTGGTGTGGAAATATTTTTTATTACCGGAGCCGATGCTTTTTTAGAAATAGATTCCTGGTACAAAAGTGAAAAATTAATTACGCTTTGTCAATTTGTGGCTGCAACACGACCAGGATATGATTTGAATAGATTAAATGAGAAATTTAAAAAAATTATAAAAATTATGGAAATTCCCGCTTTATCTATATCTTCTACTGATGTCAGAAGAAGAGTGAGAGAGGGAAAAAGCATAAAGTATTTAC
Encoded here:
- a CDS encoding nicotinate-nucleotide adenylyltransferase translates to MKRLGIMGGVFDPIHYGHLFTAEEARIEFKLDKVIFVPCRQPAHKRENDLSAPEDRYLMTILATGNNSFFEVSKVELNRPGPSYSIDTVQDFFKKYNSGVEIFFITGADAFLEIDSWYKSEKLITLCQFVAATRPGYDLNRLNEKFKKIIKIMEIPALSISSTDVRRRVREGKSIKYLLPQEVEKYINKKGLYRK